The Mixophyes fleayi isolate aMixFle1 chromosome 9, aMixFle1.hap1, whole genome shotgun sequence DNA window tggtacaacttgctgtacgcagaccactgactactccTCTACCTATCCTCACCGATCCACgttcactcctcgtgtctacattatctccagtttccagtttacaactccaagtcgttgattgcctcagactatctctactctcctgctgttgtgtcgctccaatcattcacctgcctgctttgaggtgcgtgccatatccccgcctctccagcagagtaccatctggtgaaactcgggtagcaactcctagtgtcCATGACAGTCTTCTTATTCCTCTGGACAGGCGCATGTGAAGTATCGCACAGATCTTACTTGATCGCGATGTATCCACTGGAGCATCAGCAAAAGGGCTCCACATGGgagtgtatcaattgtccttgaagtcttgtaccaattgtccttgtagggattccACTGTTTCGCCTTTCCGATTGGCAGCACCTTATTATCACTATTCCGGGGGCACTCTGCTACAGTAGCTGGGGAGGCCATATCACTCGCATCAAAGTGGTGTTCATGGGAAGGTCCTCCACTTGGGGCTGATATAGGAAAACCCTGCAAAAAGCTCCTGGTCCTCTGCTCTTATTGGTGACCTTCGAGCCTCTTCTCTCTCAATGTGGTCAATATTAAACACTCCGGAGCTCGTTCTAATGGTTGGCTAcaggaaaaaagaaataaatgtttatgtattGAAACCATGATGAGAACTTCACGAAAGCTAAATAGAGTTAtgaaaaggcaaagtttggttCTGCTAtactttaataattaaattgtttGAGCTTTTGCAGTACAATTTGCCATGAGATGAACAAGATGCGATTAATGGCTAAAATCATTCACAAGCAGACATGAATTTTGAGAGCCTTCTTATCAAATGTCACAGTACAATAAAGTAATACTGTATAAAAGTaaaattgtaatttgttttttttttggggggggggaaactatAACACATAAATTATATCTTTTAAAATACTctttagaaattatatatattgttttaataagtgAACTTCCATTTGTGCACATGGCCCGGGCAATAGAATGTATTCCATATAAAATAATACTACATAATAATGTTACATGGCAGTACAAATGTCATAAAAGTCATTTCAAACTCGCACCTATTgtcaccttttcttctcttctaaattaaacattacacatttccctttttttcctaaaaaaacTGCTCAATAGGCCTCATGTGTATATTGAAATAGAGAACATCTGACCTGTCTTCTATTCATGTATCACATTTGTACTTCTATCTAAtgtgggttttttgttttctattttttttcccccaatttcCATAGCAGAATAAGGGCAATATACCATATAAAGTGCACCTAGTTGGAGCAGAAGGCATCTCCTTAAAGGTAGAAGCAACGCCTGATCTCAACCAATTTTTAACGTGAGTAAAATTAAAATTGATTTACAATTGTACATTAGGGTACTGAGCGACAAACACCAGCACTAAGATTGCCCCTAAATATAAAGTCTCAATCACTTGAAGCTCATTTAAACTTGTCAATATTCCTGAAATCTCTTTTTGCATTATGGTGAAATATGAGGCACAGTTGCCTCATATGCTAAGCCATGTCCTTTTCTGTACACGGGTAGGTATAAGGTCTTGTCATGACAAAATGACTTTTGTTTTGGAGACCTGGATCTATCCAGATTTGTaaataacacttagggctagatttactaaagtgcaggtttgaaaaagtggagatgttgcctatagcaaccaatcagattctagctgttattttgtagaatgtactaaataaatgattgatggaatttgattggttgctattggcaacatctccactttttctaacccgcagtttagtaaatataccccttaatgtattTTCACATATTGTTTTTAAGCAAAGCAGCTTTTTCCATATACTTACTGGGCCAGGAACATGTGGGGGAGCAACTCTAAGGGCTTCCAGCGAGACCCAATCTATATGCATGAAAAACTGATGCTGGCGGATGTTTCCATTGACTCCTAAACGCTGGGATGGATTTTTACACAGGAGCTGAAAAACCAGAAATAAAAGAGTTTCTGTCATCATTGTAGTATTGAGGTGTGTATGTGGGTATAAAGATTGTGATGACAGACATCCTAAATATGAAGCTGCATGGGGTTACTACTTGTCCCAGAGGCCAGAACTGATGGTAAATAGGTGTGATACCCTGAGAAGAAAGTGTTCCTGTGGAGCCAGTGTAAGTAATCCAGGTCTACACTACCAAAACTGTACGGTAAAGAACAACATATGGGGTGTGAAATATCCACATAAATAATCATATACTAATGTAAGATTCTACTGTTCATTTTGCAATAAGTCAATTAAGCTTTGAGTAATGTAGAGCAGAACACTATAATATGGATTAGAAAATCTTATTTACCTTGTTAATGATGTCTTTAGCCACATCCCCTGGTATTTTGGCCCGTCTGCGATTGTAGCCAGATGTTCCGGTAATCATTTCCTTAATGATGACTCCAAATGAAAACCAATCCACCCCGGCGTTATACTCCTCTCCTGCCAGCATCTACCATAAGAGAGAGATATTATATCAAACGTTAATCTATCATTAGATAGTCTACTTTATCCAATGTCTCTGTGTCTCTATGGCACTGATTCCTTGTTATTAtcatctcctctctttcactcGGTTACTCTTTGTCACTCTTTGTGTTTTAGAAAAATGAAGATAATGTGAATGTCAGAACAGCTGGTTATTCAGCAAATAGGATTAGGAGTTTCTGACCCAACGCTGCCTCGTGAAAAGTCCATCCAATATTGCTGATTAAATATATTGCTGTCAACAATGTATATTACATAGAAATTTTTAATTCATGTATTTATGCAGCTACAATAATTAATTTCCGCTAGCAATAACTTGAGTGAACATTTATTGTTAGGGAAGTGGGTGCTTATTTACCATAGTATGTGCCACATTCCCCACATCTATTTAGTAAAtgacatattacattataaatcagTATATATTCACAGTGCCATTCACTTTGACTTTGATCTTCATAGCAGCTGTAAGGTCAGCACAGGCTGAGCTGGTAGAACTGATAAAAGCCGCCAACATTACAGAAATGTACAGTACATTGTTACATGAAGTTTAGTAGAGATATGTGTTAATATTTGTACCTATTAAACGTTAAATAAAATTGACAGCTCCTTAAAGGTTTTTCTCAGATCtattaaaacatttacataatatataatgtCCTCACAAAACAGTAGAAATATTCCTTACTACTAACCTCTGGAGCAATAAATCCAGGAGTTCCAACGCACTCTGTGGCTGTCCTCTCCCCAAACATATTGACTATTGAAAGACCAAAGTCGGCAATTTTTAGATGACCGGACTCTGCCACCAAGATGTTGTCAGGCTTTAGGTCTCTAAAGAGAGAAAAATTTAATTATCTGTTTTACCTAGTGACAAATATATACTTTACTTATCAGTAGTATTACAGAGGTCAAATGTTACAGACAACTGCCCGCTAGGACAGCGCCACttatgggcctatttattaaatgcaggccatatggatgttttttttatctctgctcCTCACAGCAATAGAAAACCACCAATCACATgatttaataataacatataatttaGCTGCCGGTGATACTGGCCAGAGTGGTAAGAGTCGGGCCAGGGTTATGCCCATGTGTGCCCGGCTATCTGATTCACACATGCCCTGTAGAACTAAATGCGCAGACCTGGGCTTTCagctccacttgttgaaaaaaagttttaaaaaatattatagacatattaaaaataaatattatacaataatTTCTATGGGGAAACATGATTTACtgaagtaataaaatattttttcttaaaattttCTGTTACTGTCTCAATCTTTGGTAAATAGACTCAAGACCTGGAGAATCTTTTCTGTAACTAGGGCGATAGCACTGCTATGGATAGGAAATGTTCACCAGACACTGGGTTTTctcagtttaataaataggcccgttAGTGATGACagtgttttaaatattaaattgaaGGATAATTAGAAAATAGACATCACTGTAAGTAAAAGACCTGGACTTGATTGTGTATGAAATTGAGAATAATACTATAATTACCGATGGATGATACCCTTAGAGTGCAGGTATTGCACCCCACATGTGATCTCCGCTGCATAGAACCTTAAAGAGAAGAAATTAATGTAACATGTTATAAATAAGTGATGGAAGAAAGCCTGATGTCACTACACTGTTGttgggggatcctgctccttcggTTATCTAACACTCAGATGTGTATTTatttaactgcgggtttgaaaaagtggagatgttgcctatagcaaccaatcagattctagttttcatttatttagtgcattatacaaaatgacagctggaatctgattggttgctataggcaacatctccactatttccaaaccagcagtttagtaaatatacccctcagtattTTATCTTACTGCTTGCCCCCATTCCCCTACTAACATCAtagcactgcccctgtcacatgaccctttGTTATCACTAACAAAATAGCAATGTAGCGCACTCACTGATATTCTGTGATGctgtaaacatttgtattatgcGATTGGCTCCCGATTGGTCGATTCCCACCCACTATAAAACTTAGGAAATAACAGACGTGCTGGAGATAAAGATCAAATAAATAAGGTGCGACAAACGCACTTTGATAAAGTGATTATCCTGAACATGCTCCAGTCCTTGTGCAACTACACTGCATCATGCAAGAtctgtattttattgttattaaaggAGTGGTCAACTTTTGGACAACTTCATCTTAATATGAATTGTCCACCTGCACACCAAATTTGGGGCATCCTTCTGGGTACCCATTCCTGTTACCTGAAGACTGGAACAATCAAATTTATATTTGAGGTACTTACGCTGCGCTGGTGATGTCCAAGCAGCCTTTCCTCTGCAAGAATTTGAAGAAGTCCCCGCCACTTGCGTATTCCAACCCCAGGAATAGGTGGTTCTGTTTGATTGGACACAGACAATGGAAAAGAATATGTTTACATAGAAGAACATAGCAACAACTATTTTTTAGCGAAGTTAGGTGAGCATACTTGCTTATATCAATGTCATTAACCAACAAAAGATGAAACCTGTATATGTGTCAGATGTGGAAAGATATAGAGAGAATTTGATTTTGTTTCAACAAGAAATACACCAATACCGTTGTCTGGAAGGCAAGATATGGATGGACGAGGAAGGCGCTACCAGATGCAACTTCTAGCACCCTGCGCTCCACCATCATCAGCTCCCTTTCCTCCAACAACAGATCCCTCTTCTGGATGATCTTAACTGCCAGTTGCTGACCAGTTAGAGGGTCCTCAGCAAGCAGGACCTAGAGATAGAGACATGcacaagtgatatttattttattacctgtAGAACCACCCAGGTAGCTCAATATATTTACATTCCTATGTGTATGTCAATGTTATTGAGAGTTaagttatattgtctttctggtTTCAGTAACATGTTATAATTTAGAAGAAAAGActtttaaaaatcattaaaatcttTAACAAGATAGAATTTAATTGACATTTTTGAAGTAATAACAGAAATATGCTTTCAGTCAGCACAGTTGTAACGACATAATTGTTCATGATTCTTCTTCTACTACAAGCTGTGAGTCACACAGTTGTCATCTGACTTGAGTTGTCCAACCTCTGTCACAAGACTTACCTCCCCAAAGCTGCCCTGGCCGAGCTGATGGTAAAAGGAAAGCCTCTTGATGTATTTAGACGCTGTACCTCCAGGACCAGCTTTCTGAACACCACTTCCTCCTTATGGGGAGAAAATGATTTGAACAATGCAACATTTACCAATCAGAGATAACTGTACACGTAAAATGCATGTATTCTATAGTGTTAAACATTTCTGTAACAATAGTGGAATCAGCATACTGTAATTTGTACAACAGAGAGATCAACATAAATACAGGTAACAAGGGACAATCAATTGTAAATGGAGGAAAGATCGTttcgccagggccatcttttccattgggcacggtgggcagttgcccaggggccccacgggcaagggggccccataggcagggctcttaattagaataaataatcctgcaaaagaaaaaacctgcaaacaaaaccttcaagggtcacagaacaagtacatctatctatctctatctctatatatctatatctatatctgtatctctatacttctatatctatatctatatctatatatatatatatatataggggccccggtgcactgctttgcccgggggcccataatgttgttaagatggccctgcgttTCGCCATCAGCATAGGGAGGTTTTCTTTACTGTAAGAGCGGTTAAAGTGCGAGATTCATTGCCACATGTGGTTGTGATAATGACATCACTAacagaaattaaaaatgtatttgatcccTTTCTTACAAGTAATCATATATGAAATATGTAATTACTAGATCACATTGCAGGGGTGGTTGACCCAGGGGATTTATCTGATTGCCATTTTTGGGTCAGGAATGGAGATTTCACCTCTGAGATGTGTGTATCATAATAATGCTTCCCTGTCTTTGTAAGTAACATTAGTGTCTTCTCTCTCCTGCCAGCATCTCTCCTCTACCTGCTAGAGTCTCCCAGTCTTGTCAGTGTAACTCCCTGTCATGTCAGTTTGTCTCCCAGTCAAACTGACTGGGAGACAAACTGAGGTCCTGGGAGAGTCTCTCTGCGTGCAGCTCGTGACAGGGTGATTTGTCATTACAGGATTAGAGCGCTTATCCCCACTATATGTTTATTTTCTTGATTAGCTAATGTTACACATGATGGACATTTTGTATGTGACTACTCACAATTGATTAATTCAGATAAGTTggaaaaatgttttcataaaggtagaagtaaaaaaacattattacctATTATCATATTTCCCACCAGTTCCGGGACTAGTTACAAATTTCATAGGGCAAAAGGTGCATAGTTTGTTGGCAGAGGTGTGTGTGATCATCAAAGAAAGTCGGTGTGGCAGAGGTGGATCAGAGGTGTTGCCTAAGTTGTCCCGCTTTTTCTTTGATGTTGTTGTGAGGTTTTGATTATTATACAAAGGGGGAGGGGGTTCCTGCCGCACTggttattattttatatgaacCATAACCCTTCCCACTTATTTGGTATAATTACATTTCTATATGAGGTGCTACCGCTGATAACCACTAGGTTAATATCTGTTACAAAGAGAGGAAAAAGTGATGGTTATTCTGATTCCATGCACTAGGGAAGGTTATAAAATCTCAATATCCTTCATTGTTATGCattaagaacaatttattttgagtATATTGGATATTAAGTTAATAGTAAGAAAAATCTGTAGAATGAAAATAAGGGACTAAATTGCAGTATAACAACTGTAATACATCATCTGTTACTGCATATAATTTATTAGAGTAATCACTCTTTTCTGTGCTCTCTATGTATCATTCAATTATCTAAACTCATAAGTGCAACTAAATACCCAAATCTATAATAAAATCAGTATAAGAAAAATGTTACAGATCAACAGATTAGCACTGGGATAATAGTTAGATTATAATGATAAATTAACTTTAAGAAAATGCTATCAATTTTTTCCCAGTTATGCTAGTTTAACTCAGGTTTGCTGGAAGaatgttattcatttatatagttaCTATttaaagacttgagtatgttgtataatattgcaataatcatattacaaaataatagtaaagatttAGTGGataatgaatataataaacaaactTCTAATAAAAAAATCCTCGAAAAAGCACCTAGGCAAAATGCATGTCTGCGTTTCTATCTCTGCTTACTGTTTTAAAAATTAATCCCCTAAATTAATGAACTAATGAATAATATAATCTAATACCTCTTAGTGCTATTTGACCAATAATGTAAGGTGTCAACACTATAGTAAATATTAAACTAAGTATACGGACACATAAAACAATCAAATCTAAAATGCTTAGTACTATAAAATGTAAGTAGCTTGCAGACTTGTTCGATATAATTAACACTAGCTAAACATCCATCTGCAAGAAGATCACAAGCAAACTGATTTGATCGTTATTACACTTACCCATATCTAAAATTTCTGGGTCTGCTAGGTAAATAGATTAGTAATTCAACATAAATGAAGAAACAAACAGATAAAGGGGATACCAATACGAATCAAACTGGGATTCAAACTGGggttaattcattaaaaaaaacatgattgaGCAGATTCTgctgtttattatatttatacaattaCTTTGCAATATGATTGTTACAATATTAAGGAACATATTTGAATCCTTAAACAGAAACTATGTCGCGGAATAACATTTCTCCAGCAAACCTGAGGTACAACTAGGCAGCATTTCCTGAACTACTTATTGCCTTATAAGGTAACTTATTCTGCTTGCAGTAAAATATAGGCAACATATGAATTTGGATACTGTATGAACTAACATCTAAAAACCTCATTTGAAGGGCCAATACCGCTAATaagcactaagggctagatttactaagctgcgggtttgaaaaagtggagatgttgcctatagcaaccaatcagattctagctttcatttatttagtaccttctacaaaatgatagccagaatctgattggatgctataggcaacatccccactttttcaaacccgcagcttagtaaatctagccctaagagttttaTAGTAAGGCTATACAGATTACTGACAAATGACTACAAGTGAGGGAATAAACATATTAAGTTGCTGCCAGTATAAGTTACAACATGATCTGTACTGATATTAATTAATTACAAACTAGATATAATAGATGCTGCTTGCTATACAGATATAATAACCTTTCTACACAACTGCTATAACACTATACAATATATCCAAGTTTATATATAACCTATTGCATTGCTGACTATGATATTCTCAATGTTTTAGTGTTACCGTGAAATAATTGAATAGCATTTTCTTAAAgttaatttatcattaaaatcggAAAACCATCACGTTGCTAATCTGTTGATCTGTAACATTTTtcctatactgacattattgtagATCTGATAGACAATCCTAAAAGCTCTGGACAATTGAATAATAAGTAGAATGCGAAAATAATAGAGATTGATTGATTAAATAATACACAGTAACAGATTATATATTCAGTTGTTATACTGTATTTTAGTGACTTATTTTCATTCTAAACATTTTTCttactattattttaacatacaatattctcacaattaatttttttcaatgcataacaataaatattaatgagATTTTATAAAAATCCCTAGTGTTTCGCATGAGATTAACTACCGCTTTTTCTTCTCTTTGTAAAAGGTTTACGTTACAATTCTACTGCTTTTCGTGTCTTATATATCAATGCTACCATACCTGCTATTTCCTGGTCTTTACTACACTCGCCTTTCTGTCTACTATATCTCCACTCCACACCAATGGCCTCCCCAGCTGTTTTCTGTCTCTTTCTATCTCCAGTCTTGATGGAATCAATTTGATAAAAGTAACCCTCTAAGCTGACACTTTCTTCCTCCTCAGAAATCTGTTTCTTTCTCCCCTTGTCCATCTCTACATCTTTCTTATGAATCGTCTCTTCGCACCCTGCAGATATCCTTCTCTTTCGGTTTGCCATAACCATGGAACCACCATCGTCTGAACTTTCGATAATTATACATCCTTCTTCAGCATGTAGACTCTTATGAATCTTCTCTTCGGACCCAGCAGATATCCTTCTCTTTCGGTTTGCCATAACCATGGAACCACCATCGTCTGAACTTTCGATAATTATACATCCTTCTTCAGCATGTAGACTCTTAGGAATCTTCCCTTCGGACCCAGCAGATATCCTTCTCTTTCGGTTTGCCATAACCATGGAACCACCATCGTCTGAACTTTCGATAATTATACATTCCTCTACAACATGTAGACTCTTTCCAAAACCTTTAGTATGTGACTCTGCTGTAGACCTCTTTCTACCCTTCTTCTTGATGGACCCATATTCTTCTGAGCTATCAGAAATCCTTCTCTTCCTTAAAACCAtccttctctttctcctcttATAAACCTGAAACTCCTCTTcctcaaaacaaatatttttctccGATTTTGAAGACATTTCACCAGATCATGCAACTTGCCTGACTGACTTCCAACTGCCACACGGACTGGTGAAAATAAACATCAGCGTTGCTAGGATACAAGTGATGTCAAATAACATGGAACTCACTGCCACCAGCCATGGTTTAACTGTCAGCTCATCAGCCCAGCACATTTAAGCCTGTTTTATGCCATGTGAACCCACACTGTTACAATATTAGAGAAGCAAAGAAAAAATAGTTTACACCCTACAGTTATTGAAAATAGAAAACTGCTGAAAACACAGACATACAAAGAACATTACATGTAAACTATAAACTTTATTCTTGTCCACATATAAAAGATAATTCCTAATTAATGTATGTAAAGAAAATTACAGGTTAGCTGCAATCTTTATTTTTGCTTACAGATACGGAATAATTGCCTAATAAAGTACAAATTTTCACTATCATTAAGTCATCATAATATATATGTTAGACATTGCTGAATAGATGTAGGGCTGTGTTTGTGGGCAGCACTAggtgaatgaaaataaaatatgagcaATTTGCATTTTGTCTGTGCCTTTTGCTCTACCTATTCTATAAattataaaactatatttattacaatatgctACAAAACAATACCATACTTTTCAATGAAAAGAGGAAGAAATGTAACAGAAAATTATATTAGACAGAGTAATTATTAAAAAGACATTCTCTTTGTAAGCAAAGCCGTCCATTAATGGAAATCAAATAATCTTATTGTACCTTTCAGGTTCACAAAACTATTCATAGATAGTTCTAATAGTATGGCATATGTGTTGTATTCTGCACAGACAATGCAATAAGTACAGAATATAGGAGAATTGGCATTTACATTTCCTTTTATACAAAAGGTGTGTGAAATAAATCTATTGAATTCATTAAACCCATAGATACACATTTTTCTTCTACCACAGATCATCCACCTTTTAGAGGTTCAAGTGGCTTTGCTATGGAAAGGGAGGGATTGGTATCGATTTGAGATAGGGGACTGTGTCGTGTATGAACATGGGTTTCTCGATCAAGAAAGATTCAAGAAGAGGGTCTAATTTTAATATCTGTCAATTGTTTTCCTAATCATTTACACAGCTATTCTGTTATCCTTATTATAACCGGAGATGAAGCTCAATGTATGTGAGTATTCACATTTCTTAATCTGTATAAAGAGCCTCTATAAATCATATCCTTCTCTTTTCCCTGAATCTCTCTATAAGGACAAGGAATTCATTATAATAATCCTTATCAAGCGTACAATTCTTTATAATCCTGAAAAGCTGACACTTTGGGATTGATATAAACCATTTCTGTGGCTACTTTGTGCATCCAGGTTTGTATTTGCATCCATGTTGCTAAAGGTGTAAAAGATTACATGACACTCATGGGATCTGATGAAAAGAAATCATAAAatgataaaagtattattaacagtgtgtaaaaattacattaaagttattatttttttaatggcaaAAAACCCTCTCCAAATCCAGCATGTTCCCTGTCCAAATAAAGATAaaatctacaatatatatatttttttccaccaaAATATTGTTATTGTGGCATTGAAACAAACAAAGAGGAAAATTCCATATGTTGAAATGAGAAACAGGTAGCGTACAGGTATGAAATGGAACAGAGTGTTTTCCGATTGAAGTGAGACAGATGGTGCAGGTTATGGTGCAAGGCCAAGTGAGGGCGCAACACCTGCCTGCCCGTTACATACCAAATCCCCACCAATGAAGCAACAGTGTATTCCTGTAGTGGCAGCAACGCGGGACTCCACTGCCGATTAAAAAAGTTCCGGCGCAAGGAGGAGGGTGCCAGCTCCGTGTTCCTGCAGTGTTCTGACATGCAAATAATAGCGCCAGGACGGtgtcagaacacaggagactagGAGCCGgcacagaagtaagaagaaaaagGATCAAGAGGAAACAGGAAAAAGATatagaaagaagaagagaagctcCGGTAAAGAAATTAATGCAGGGGCTGGGGAGATGAGAGGGCTGGAGACAAGGTGTGAGGGCTCtggtgagaacaggagggaggttTGGAGGGGTGTGTTGTCTGGAGAGAAGGGAGTCCATAGAGAATAGGTGGGAATTCTGCATAGAATAGAGGGAGATTCAGGCAGCAGGGATTGGAGGGAAGGGGAAAATTTCTTTGGTGTACATAAATGTGATATATACTATGAAAACataagtaatatataaaaaacatcagtaaaactttaatttgcaataataattactattaaatgAGGGGAAATTTGCAAGCCATAATTTGCTTGTCGGACTGGTGGGGAAATTGGCCTTTGTATTAAAaggaaatgttaataatttaatttcagggCGGTGagggtttgtttattaaatatggaTGGTATTAACTTAATTTGGGTTTGGTGATgaataatattgtttattaaatggg harbors:
- the LOC142100885 gene encoding protein kinase C delta type-like — encoded protein: MMVERRVLEVASGSAFLVHPYLAFQTTNHLFLGLEYASGGDFFKFLQRKGCLDITSAAFYAAEITCGVQYLHSKGIIHRDLKPDNILVAESGHLKIADFGLSIVNMFGERTATECVGTPGFIAPEMLAGEEYNAGVDWFSFGVIIKEMITGTSGYNRRRAKIPGDVAKDIINKLLCKNPSQRLGVNGNIRQHQFFMHIDWVSLEALRVAPPHVPGPPTIRTSSGVFNIDHIEREEARRSPIRAEDQELFAGFSYISPKWRTFP